A genomic window from Lotus japonicus ecotype B-129 chromosome 1, LjGifu_v1.2 includes:
- the LOC130724152 gene encoding uncharacterized protein LOC130724152, with protein MKESLWWKDVKVASCDAEGDWFGLGVQKFVKGNDTSFWLDDWIGTGKLCDKFHRLYNLSKLKYHSINNCGEWDQGVWCWKLRWRRPLVGRELQWLAMMLDEAKRVPLSKGVPDKWCWLPSNDGIFTVNSFYSLLQAPVLLPPDPIFIRIWKSVAPSNIKAFAWRVMLDRIPCLQNLWKRKVIRSQEEAISQVCCSDVESCEHLLFSCPVSLDIWRHCYRWMGVCTALPRNAREHLLQFQFGGDKKQQRGANAICGSVELMGKHHVFVVAKGIMVLSSGFMFFVFLVVVVMENVRFDFNAKRGGFIMSV; from the exons ATGAAAGAGTCTTTGTGGTGGAAGGATGTGAAGGTTGCCAGCTGTGATGCGGAGGGGGATTGGTTTGGGTTGGGtgttcagaagtttgtgaaGGGGAATGATACAAGTTTTTGGTTGGATGACTGGATTGGTACTGGGAAGCTTTGTGATAAGTTTCATAGGCTGTACAACTTGTCCAAACTTAAATATCATAGCATTAATAATTGTGGGGAGTGGGATCAGGGAGTTTGGTGTTGGAAGTTGAGGTGGAGGAGGCCTTTGGTGGGTAGGGAGTTGCAGTGGTTGGCTATGATGCTAGATGAAGCCAAGAGAGTGCCTCTCTCTAAAGGAGTACCTGATAAATGGTGTTGGCTTCCAAGCAATGACGGGATTTTTACCGTTAActctttttattctcttttgcaGGCACCGGTGTTGTTACCTCCAGATCCCATTTTCATTCGGATATGGAAATCTGTGGCACCTTCAAATATCAAGGCCTTTGCTTGGCGCGTTATGCTAGATAGGATTCCTTGTCTCCAAAATTTATGGAAACGCAAGGTGATTCGATCCCAGGAAGAAGCAATTTCTCAGGTGTGCTGTTCGGATGTGGAATCTTGTGAGCATTTGTTGTTCTCTTGTCCGGTTTCTTTGGATATTTGGCGTCATTGCTATCGGTGGATGGGTGTCTGTACAGCACTGCCCAGGAATGCGAGAGAACATCTACTGCAATTTCAATTTGGTGGAGATAAAAAACAACAAAGAGGTGCTAATGCAATCTG TGGTTCTGTGGAACTTATGGGGAAGCATCATGTTTTTGTTGTGGCAAAAGGGATCATGGTTTTGAGTTCTGGCTTCATGTTTTTCGTCTTTCTAGTGGTTGTTGTCATGGAAAATGTCCGCTTTGATTTCAATGCTAAGCGTGGTGGCTTTATCATGTCTGTGTAG
- the LOC130730292 gene encoding expansin-A9-like: MAFPSGALILSSSLMLILVAFPVPDVHANSWRHAAPNVAGGGGNIRNKAQASSKHHRPKFQPSPWKDAHATFYEGDSGSFGGACGYEDVVKDGYGLDTAAVSSVLFQEGKICGACFEIKCVNSPQWCIPGQPSITVTATNLCPPNYAQGNDNGGWCNPPREHFDLAKPAYLKIAEYKGGIVPVQYRRVPCARKGGIRFTVTGNPYFNLVKVWNVGGAGDITQLQVKGDKKLKWTDLKRNWGEKWETNAMLVGESLTFRVRASDGRYSTAWKVAPKDWQFGQTFEGKNFP, from the exons ATGGCTTTCCCTTCGGGAGCCCTGATCCTGAGCTCATCATTAATGCTCATTCTTGTTGCATTTCCAGTTCCTGATGTTCATGCAAACTCATGGAGACATGCAGCTCCCAACGTTGCTGGTGGAGGAGGGAATATACGTAACAAGGCGCAGGCTTCCTCCAAGCACCATCGCCCTAAGTTTCAGCCTAGCCCATGGAAGGATGCTCATGCTACCTTCTATGAGGGTGACTCTGGATCATTTG GAGGAGCATGTGGGTATGAGGATGTGGTTAAAGATGGGTATGGGCTTGACACGGCAGCAGTGAGCTCAGTTTTGTTCCAAGAGGGCAAGATATGCGGGGCATGTTTTGAGATCAAATGTGTAAACTCTCCTCAGTGGTGTATTCCAGGCCAGCCGTCTATAACTGTCACTGCAACAAACCTTTGCCCTCCTAATTATGCTCAAGGAAATGATAATGGAGGATGGTGCAACCCACCACGTGAGCACTTTGATTTAGCCAAACCTGCATATCTCAAAATTGCTGAATACAAAGGTGGCATTGTCCCAGTCCAATATCGCAG GGTACCATGTGCTAGGAAAGGTGGTATTCGATTCACTGTTACAGGAAATCCATACTTCAATCTAGTAAAAGTGTGGAATGTTGGAGGAGCAGGGGATATCACACAATTACAGGTGAAGGGTGATAAAAAACTGAAATGGACAGATTTGAAGAGAAATTGGGGTGAGAAATGGGAGACTAATGCCATGTTAGTGGGAGAGTCATTGACATTCAGGGTCAGGGCAAGTGATGGAAGGTACTCTACAGCATGGAAAGTTGCCCCAAAAGATTGGCAGTTTGGTCAGACCTTTGAAGGCAAAAACTTCCCATAA
- the LOC130730291 gene encoding uncharacterized protein LOC130730291: MVKAYLRYEPAAAFGVIASVDSNITYDSSGKHLLSPALEKIAVWHVRQGICTKTLTPPPPSRGPSPAVTSIASTPSSSLIAAGYGDGSIRILDSDKGTCETTLNGHKGAVTALRYNQAGSVLASGSKDNDVILWDVVGETGLFRLRGHRDQVTDVVFLSSGKKLVSSSKDKFLRVWDLDTQHCMQIVSGHHSEIWSVDVDPGERYLVTGSADKELRFYGIKHDSVDGASVNGGDDSSVSSKWDVLRLFGEIQRQSKDRVATVQFNKSGNLLACQVAGKTVEIYRVLDDSEAKRKAKRRVHRKKEKKHGKEPLEATENGHNNNENKEDNSTVTHGTIETSNPTITVPDVFKLLHTIRASKKICSISFCPSTPKNSLAGLALSLNNNLLEFYSIQSSETNKTLAIDLQGHRSDVRSVTLSSDNSFLLSTSHNAVKIWNPTTGSCLRTIDSGYGLCSLVLPTNKYGLVGTKDGTIEIIDIGSGTCLEAIEAHGGSLRSIAALPDKNSFVTGSADHDVKFWEYQIKQKPGQATKQLAVSNVRTMKMNDDVLVVAISPDAKYIAVALLDSTVKVHFVDTFKFFLSLYGHKLPVLCMDISSDGDLIVTGSADKNLKIWGLDFGDCHKSLFAHDDSVMAVKFVPKTHYVFSVGKDRRVNYWDADKFERLLTLEGHHADIWCLAISNRGDFIVTGSHDRSIRRWDRTEEQFFLEEEKEKRLEEKFEADLDYTSENKYAPKEEIPEEGAVALAGKKTEETLTATDLIIERLDIAEAEDKRIAEHQEEKNNINIAAFQANPLMNGLSPSDYVLSAFSNVHSNDLEQTLMALPFSDALKLISYLKEWTSYSDKVELVCRIGILLVQTHHNQLFATPAAIPLLTALREYQCVKEWKDKCGYNLAAMYHMQQMMASNSEAPFHNARSMLLEAKQSKRSAERSDTGYVRPKKKKKTT; this comes from the exons ATGGTGAAAGCCTACCTCCGATACGAACCGGCGGCGGCGTTCGGAGTAATAGCCTCCGTGGACTCCAACATCACCTACGACTCCTCCGGCAAGCACCTCCTCTCTCCGGCACTCGAGAAGATCGCCGTCTGGCACGTGCGGCAAGGCATCTGCACCAAAACCCTAACCCCTCCGCCTCCCTCACGCGGTCCTTCTCCGGCAGTCACTTCCATCGCCTCCACTCCTTCCTCCTCACTG ATTGCTGCTGGTTACGGTGATGGTAGCATAAGGATTTTGGATTCTGATAAGGGAACGTGTGAGACTACATTGAATGGACACAAAGGAGCTGTCACTGCTCTTCGTTACAACCAGGCTGGTTCGGTACTCGCTTCTGGTAGTAAGGATAATGATGTTATTTTGTGGGATGTGGTTGGTGAGACTGGGCTGTTTCGTCTTCGCGGCCATCGTGATCAG GTGACTGATGTTGTTTTTCTGAGTTCTGGGAAAAAACTTGTTAGTTCCTCTAAAGACAAGTTTTTGAGAGTGTGGGATCTTGATACACAGCACTGTATGCAAATTGTTTCTGGACATCATAGTGAAATATGGTCTGTAGATGTTGATCCAGGTGAAAGATACTTGGTCACTGGTTCTGCAGACAAGGAGCTTCGTTTTTATGGTATCAAGCATGATTCTGTGGATGGGGCGTCTGTAAATGGTGGTGATGATTCTTCAGTTAGCAGCAAATGGGATGTTTTGAGGCTGTTTGGTGAAATTCAGCGGCAAAGCAAGGATAGAGTGGCAACAGTGCAGTTTAACAAGTCAGGGAATTTGCTAGCTTGTCAAGTTGCAGGGAAGACAGTAGAAATATACCGAGTATTGGATGATTCTGAAGCAAAACGTAAAGCAAAACGCCGGGTTCACcgcaaaaaggaaaagaaacatGGCAAAGAGCCTTTGGAGGCAACTGAAAATGGACACAATAATAATGAGAACAAAGAAGATAATTCTACTGTCACTCATGGGACCATAGAAACAAGCAACCCCACTATTACTGTCCCTGATGTATTTAAGCTGCTGCATACTATTAGAGCTAGCAAAAAGATATGCTCCATTTCTTTCTGTCCGAGCACTCCAAAGAATTCACTGGCTGGTTTAGCATTGTCCTTGAACAATAATCTACTTGAGTTTTACTCCATTCAAAGTAGTGAAACAAATAAAACACTTGCTATTGATCTTCAAGGACACCGTTCTGATGTTAGAAGTGTCACACTTAGTTCGGACAACAGTTTTCTATTGTCAACCAGTCACAATGCAGTAAAGATTTGGAACCCAACCACAGGTTCTTGCCTAAGGACCATTGATTCTGGGTATGGACTGTGCAGTTTAGTCCTTCCAACTAACAAGTATGGACTTGTTGGAACTAAAGATGGAACTATTGAAATTATTGACATTGGAAGTGGCACTTGTCTTGAAGCAATTGAAGCTCATGGTGGCTCTCTGCGCTCAATTGCTGCCCTACCGGATAAAAATAGTTTTGTCACAGGAAGTGCAGATCATGATGTGAAGTTTTGGGAATACCAAATTAAGCAAAAACCCGGTCAA GCTACTAAGCAACTAGCTGTGTCAAATGTCAGGACTATGAAAATGAATGATGATGTTCTTGTGGTTGCAATAAGCCCTGATGCCAAATATATTGCCGTTGCTCTGTTAGATAGTACTGTGAAG GTTCACTTTGTAGACACATTCAAATTCTTCCTTTCATTATATGGCCACAAGCTGCCCGTTTTGTGCATGGATATTTCATCAGACGGAGATTTAATTGTGACTGGCTctgctgataaaaatttaaaaatttgggGTTTGGATTTTGGTGACTGTCATAAATCCCTTTTTGCACATGATGACAG TGTTATGGCAGTGAAATTTGTCCCAAAGACGCATTATGTGTTCAGTGTTGGAAAAGATCGCAGAGTAAATTATTGGGATGCTGATAAATTTGAGCGGTTGCTAACTCTTGAAGGGCATCATGCAGATATTTGGTGTCTTGCAATTAGTAATCGCGGTGACTTTATTGTTACTGGGTCTCATGATCGTTCAATCCGCCGCTGGGATCGCACTGAAGAGCAGTTTTTCCTTGAG gaagaaaaggagaaaaggttGGAGGAGAAGTTTGAGGCTGATCTTGATTATACATCTGAAAACAAGTATGCACCGAAGGAAGAAATACCAGAGGAGGGAGCTGTGGCCTTAGCTGGGAAAAAAACTGAGGAAACCCTTACTGCGACTGACTTAATTATTGAGAGATTGGACATTGCTGAAGCTGAAGATAAGCGTATTGCTGAACATCAG GAGgagaaaaataacataaatattGCTGCTTTCCAAGCAAATCCGCTTATGAATGGGCTTTCACCTTCTGATTATGTTCTAAGTGCATTTTCAAACGTTCACTCCAATGATTTGGAGCAAACATTAATG GCTTTACCATTTTCTGATGCTTTGAAGCTTATCTCATACTTGAAAGAATGGACTTCATATTCGGATAAG GTAGAACTTGTTTGCAGGATAGGCATACTGCTAGTACAGACACATCACAATCAGCTGTTTGCCACACCAGCTGCCATACCTCTCTTGACTGCTCTCCGTGAATATCAATGTGTCAAG GAATGGAAAGATAAGTGTGGTTATAACCTCGCAGCGATGTATCATATGCAG CAAATGATGGCTTCAAACTCAGAAGCTCCTTTCCATAACGCAAGATCAATGCTGCTAGAGGCTAAACAATCCAAACGCTCAGCAGAAAGGTCTGATACTGGATATGTGAggccgaagaagaagaagaagacgacaTAA
- the LOC130730293 gene encoding phosphatidylinositol 4-phosphate 5-kinase 9-like isoform X2, whose protein sequence is MGEHFLMQRETKSFNASSEINNNLSLVTIGEAGHSSEIDSFSVGELLLSNGESYSGTLFGNTPEGHGTYVWSDRCVYEGGWRRGMRHGNGKIRWPYGAVYEGEFSGGYIQGTGKYIGSDHLTYKGRWRLNLKHGLGYQVYPNGDILEGSWIQGTPEGPGKYTWTNGNVYVGNMKGGTMSGKGTLTWINGDSYEGSWLNGMMHGFGAYTWSGGGCYVGTWTCGLKDGKGTFYPKGSHLTSAQEIYLNALRKRGLLPDLRKQNLVRGVKVGENQRSNRVSSDKLAKGNLLNLEDSSRRNVSLERRWSLEVSIEKGIGHDSTLGSAESVSQSKDKEANAKMPILEREYMQGVLISELVLDKFLSKSRKERRLQKKLAKEIKRPGEAIIKGHRSYDLMLSLQLGIRYTVGKITPVPRREVRASDFGSKASFWMNFPREGSPLTPSHQSEDFKWKDYCPMVFRNLRELFKIDAADYMISICGNDALRELSSPGKSGSVFFLSQDDRFMIKTLRKSELKIFLRMLPDYHHHVKSYENTLITKFFGLHRIKPSSGQKFRFAVMGNMFCTELRIHRRFDLKGSSFGRSSDKIEIDENTTLKDLDLNYSFFLEPSWRDSLLNQIKIDSKFLEAQHIMDYSLLLGVHYRAPQHVRPLMSYNQRSISTDGLAVLAEEDPLEDEVFNYPQGLVLVPRGAGDNSVVVGSHMRGGRLRASSAGDEVVDLLLPGTARLQIQLGVNMPSRAEQNQIIGKQEKQMFHEVNDVVLYLGIIDILQDYNMTKKLEHAYKSLQFDSVSISVVDPAFYSRRFLEFIQKVFPPNASTG, encoded by the exons ATGGGGGAGCACTTTCTTATGCAGagagaaacaaaatcttttAATGCCAGTTCTGAAATAAACAATAATCTATCTTTAGTGACAATCGGTGAAGCTGGTCATTCCTCTGAAATTGATAGCTTCAGTGTAGGAGAACTCTTACTTTCTAATGGAGAATCATATTCTGGGACCCTTTTTGGCAATACTCCTGAGGGCCATGGTACCTATGTGTGGTCTGATCGGTGTGTATATGAAGGTGGCTGGAGGCGGGGGATGAGACATGGGAATGGAAAAATAAGATGGCCTTATGGAGCTGTGTATGAGGGTGAGTTTTCTGGTGGCTATATCCAGGGTACAGGGAAGTATATTGGTTCTGATCATTTGACCTATAAAGGTAGGTGGCGATTGAATCTTAAACACGGTCTTGGTTATCAAGTTTATCCTAATGGAGATATCCTTGAAGGGTCTTGGATACAAGGAACACCAGAGGGGCCTGGAAAGTATACCTGGACCAATGGAAATGTATATGTAGGGAATATGAAAGGTGGAACGATGTCAGGAAAAGGAACTCTCACTTGGATAAATGGGGACTCATATGAAGGAAGCTGGTTAAATGGCATGATGCATGGTTTTGGAGCGTACACTTGGAGTGGTGGAGGCTGCTATGTTGGGACTTGGACATGTGGTCTTAAAGATGGCAAAGGAACCTTTTATCCAAAAGGAAGCCATCTTACATCAGCGCAGGAAATTTACCTCAATGCCTTGAGAAAAAGAGGGCTATTGCCTGATTTGAGAAAGCAGAATCTGGTGAGAGGTGTCAAGGTTGGTGAAAACCAGAGATCGAATCGTGTTTCATCTGATAAGCTTGCTAAAGGAAACCTGTTAAATCTTGAAGATTCTAGTAGAAGAAATGTTTCTCTTGAAAGGCGCTGGAGTCTTGAGGTATCTATCGAGAAAGGGATCGGACATGATTCAACCTTAGGCTCAGCAGAATCTGTATCACAAAGCAAAGATAAAGAGGCTAATGCAAAGATGCCAATTTTGGAACGAGAGTACATGCAAGGCGTATTAATAAGTGAGCTAGTTTTAGACAAATTTTTATCAAAGTCTAGAAAGGAGCGGCGGCTTCAGAAGAAACTCGCCAAAGAGATTAAAAGACCTGGTGAAGCAATCATTAAAGGTCACAGGAGTTATGATCTAATGCTCAGTTTGCAGCTGGGAATAAG GTATACTGTGGGCAAGATTACGCCTGTACCAAGGCGAGAAGTTCGAGCATCAGATTTTGGTTCCAAAGCAAGCTTTTGGATGAATTTTCCTAGAGAAGGTTCTCCATTAACCCCTTCTCATCAATCAGAGGATTTTAAATGGAAAGATTATTGTCCAATGGTGTTCAG AAATTTAAGAGAGTTGTTCAAGATTGATGCTGCTGACTACATGATATCCATTTGTGGAAACGATGCTTTGAGGGAACTATCCTCTCCAGGGAAAAGTGGCAGTGTCTTTTTCCTGTCACAGGATGATCGGTTCATGATCAAGACGCTGCGAAAATCTGAACTAAAG ATTTTTCTAAGAATGCTTCCAGACTATCATCATCATGTGAAGTCATACGAAAATACACTCATCACGAAATTTTTTGGCCTGCACAGGATTAAGCCTTCAAGTGGTCAAAAG TTTCGCTTCGCAGTAATGGGAAATATGTTCTGCACAGAGTTAAGGATACATCGGAGATTTGATTTAAAAGGTTCGTCCTTTGGACGATCATCAGACAAGATAGAAATTGATGAGAATACCACTCTTAAAGATTTGGATCTAAATTACTCCTTCTTCTTGGAACCATCTTGGCGGGATTCTTTATTGAA CCAAATCAAAATAGACAGCAAATTTTTGGAAGCACAGCACATTATGGATTACAGTCTTCTTCTCGGCGTTCACTATCGAGCACCCCAGCATGTCCGTCCTCTCATGTCATACAACCAGAGGAGTATAAGTACGGATGGATTAGCAGTGCTTGCAGAAGAAG ACCCTCTGGAAGATGAAGTATTCAACTATCCACAAGGCCTTGTTCTGGTTCCTCGAGGAGCAGGTGATAATAGTGTCGTTGTGGGCTCACACATGAGGGGTGGCCGATTGCGAGCTTCATCCGCCGGGGATGAGGTGGTGGATCTACTTCTACCTGGTACAGCAAG ACTTCAAATCCAGCTAGGGGTGAATATGCCATCAAGGGCAGAGCAGAATCAGATTATAGGAAAGCAAGAAAAGCAAATGTTCCATGAGGTGAACGATGTTGTACTGTACCTGGGTATCATTGACATATTGCAAGACTACAACATGACTAAGAAGCTTGAACATGCCTATAAATCTCTTCAATTTGATTCAGTATCTATCTCAGTTGTGGACCCTGCATTCTACTCTCGTCGTTTCCTGGAATTCATCCAGAAAGTGTTTCCACCAAATGCATCTACAGGTTAA
- the LOC130730293 gene encoding phosphatidylinositol 4-phosphate 5-kinase 9-like isoform X1 yields MGEHFLMQRETKSFNASSEINNNLSLVTIGEAGHSSEIDSFSVGELLLSNGESYSGTLFGNTPEGHGTYVWSDRCVYEGGWRRGMRHGNGKIRWPYGAVYEGEFSGGYIQGTGKYIGSDHLTYKGRWRLNLKHGLGYQVYPNGDILEGSWIQGTPEGPGKYTWTNGNVYVGNMKGGTMSGKGTLTWINGDSYEGSWLNGMMHGFGAYTWSGGGCYVGTWTCGLKDGKGTFYPKGSHLTSAQEIYLNALRKRGLLPDLRKQNLVRGVKVGENQRSNRVSSDKLAKGNLLNLEDSSRRNVSLERRWSLEVSIEKGIGHDSTLGSAESVSQSKDKEANAKMPILEREYMQGVLISELVLDKFLSKSRKERRLQKKLAKEIKRPGEAIIKGHRSYDLMLSLQLGIRYTVGKITPVPRREVRASDFGSKASFWMNFPREGSPLTPSHQSEDFKWKDYCPMVFRNLRELFKIDAADYMISICGNDALRELSSPGKSGSVFFLSQDDRFMIKTLRKSELKIFLRMLPDYHHHVKSYENTLITKFFGLHRIKPSSGQKFRFAVMGNMFCTELRIHRRFDLKGSSFGRSSDKIEIDENTTLKDLDLNYSFFLEPSWRDSLLNQIKIDSKFLEAQHIMDYSLLLGVHYRAPQHVRPLMSYNQRSISTDGLAVLAEEDPLEDEVFNYPQGLVLVPRGAGDNSVVVGSHMRGGRLRASSAGDEVVDLLLPGTASRLQIQLGVNMPSRAEQNQIIGKQEKQMFHEVNDVVLYLGIIDILQDYNMTKKLEHAYKSLQFDSVSISVVDPAFYSRRFLEFIQKVFPPNASTG; encoded by the exons ATGGGGGAGCACTTTCTTATGCAGagagaaacaaaatcttttAATGCCAGTTCTGAAATAAACAATAATCTATCTTTAGTGACAATCGGTGAAGCTGGTCATTCCTCTGAAATTGATAGCTTCAGTGTAGGAGAACTCTTACTTTCTAATGGAGAATCATATTCTGGGACCCTTTTTGGCAATACTCCTGAGGGCCATGGTACCTATGTGTGGTCTGATCGGTGTGTATATGAAGGTGGCTGGAGGCGGGGGATGAGACATGGGAATGGAAAAATAAGATGGCCTTATGGAGCTGTGTATGAGGGTGAGTTTTCTGGTGGCTATATCCAGGGTACAGGGAAGTATATTGGTTCTGATCATTTGACCTATAAAGGTAGGTGGCGATTGAATCTTAAACACGGTCTTGGTTATCAAGTTTATCCTAATGGAGATATCCTTGAAGGGTCTTGGATACAAGGAACACCAGAGGGGCCTGGAAAGTATACCTGGACCAATGGAAATGTATATGTAGGGAATATGAAAGGTGGAACGATGTCAGGAAAAGGAACTCTCACTTGGATAAATGGGGACTCATATGAAGGAAGCTGGTTAAATGGCATGATGCATGGTTTTGGAGCGTACACTTGGAGTGGTGGAGGCTGCTATGTTGGGACTTGGACATGTGGTCTTAAAGATGGCAAAGGAACCTTTTATCCAAAAGGAAGCCATCTTACATCAGCGCAGGAAATTTACCTCAATGCCTTGAGAAAAAGAGGGCTATTGCCTGATTTGAGAAAGCAGAATCTGGTGAGAGGTGTCAAGGTTGGTGAAAACCAGAGATCGAATCGTGTTTCATCTGATAAGCTTGCTAAAGGAAACCTGTTAAATCTTGAAGATTCTAGTAGAAGAAATGTTTCTCTTGAAAGGCGCTGGAGTCTTGAGGTATCTATCGAGAAAGGGATCGGACATGATTCAACCTTAGGCTCAGCAGAATCTGTATCACAAAGCAAAGATAAAGAGGCTAATGCAAAGATGCCAATTTTGGAACGAGAGTACATGCAAGGCGTATTAATAAGTGAGCTAGTTTTAGACAAATTTTTATCAAAGTCTAGAAAGGAGCGGCGGCTTCAGAAGAAACTCGCCAAAGAGATTAAAAGACCTGGTGAAGCAATCATTAAAGGTCACAGGAGTTATGATCTAATGCTCAGTTTGCAGCTGGGAATAAG GTATACTGTGGGCAAGATTACGCCTGTACCAAGGCGAGAAGTTCGAGCATCAGATTTTGGTTCCAAAGCAAGCTTTTGGATGAATTTTCCTAGAGAAGGTTCTCCATTAACCCCTTCTCATCAATCAGAGGATTTTAAATGGAAAGATTATTGTCCAATGGTGTTCAG AAATTTAAGAGAGTTGTTCAAGATTGATGCTGCTGACTACATGATATCCATTTGTGGAAACGATGCTTTGAGGGAACTATCCTCTCCAGGGAAAAGTGGCAGTGTCTTTTTCCTGTCACAGGATGATCGGTTCATGATCAAGACGCTGCGAAAATCTGAACTAAAG ATTTTTCTAAGAATGCTTCCAGACTATCATCATCATGTGAAGTCATACGAAAATACACTCATCACGAAATTTTTTGGCCTGCACAGGATTAAGCCTTCAAGTGGTCAAAAG TTTCGCTTCGCAGTAATGGGAAATATGTTCTGCACAGAGTTAAGGATACATCGGAGATTTGATTTAAAAGGTTCGTCCTTTGGACGATCATCAGACAAGATAGAAATTGATGAGAATACCACTCTTAAAGATTTGGATCTAAATTACTCCTTCTTCTTGGAACCATCTTGGCGGGATTCTTTATTGAA CCAAATCAAAATAGACAGCAAATTTTTGGAAGCACAGCACATTATGGATTACAGTCTTCTTCTCGGCGTTCACTATCGAGCACCCCAGCATGTCCGTCCTCTCATGTCATACAACCAGAGGAGTATAAGTACGGATGGATTAGCAGTGCTTGCAGAAGAAG ACCCTCTGGAAGATGAAGTATTCAACTATCCACAAGGCCTTGTTCTGGTTCCTCGAGGAGCAGGTGATAATAGTGTCGTTGTGGGCTCACACATGAGGGGTGGCCGATTGCGAGCTTCATCCGCCGGGGATGAGGTGGTGGATCTACTTCTACCTGGTACAGCAAG CAGACTTCAAATCCAGCTAGGGGTGAATATGCCATCAAGGGCAGAGCAGAATCAGATTATAGGAAAGCAAGAAAAGCAAATGTTCCATGAGGTGAACGATGTTGTACTGTACCTGGGTATCATTGACATATTGCAAGACTACAACATGACTAAGAAGCTTGAACATGCCTATAAATCTCTTCAATTTGATTCAGTATCTATCTCAGTTGTGGACCCTGCATTCTACTCTCGTCGTTTCCTGGAATTCATCCAGAAAGTGTTTCCACCAAATGCATCTACAGGTTAA
- the LOC130730295 gene encoding ras-related protein RABC2a has translation MSSSSGGYDLSFKILLIGDSGVGKSSLLVSFISSSVEDQSPTIGVDFKIKMLTVGGKRLKLTIWDTAGQERFRTLTSSYYRGAQGIILVYDVTKRETFTNLSEVWSKELELYSSNQDCVKMLVGNKVDRDAARAVSREEGLALAKELGCLLIECSAKTRENVEQCFEELALKIMEAPSLLEEGSTAVKRNILKQKQEPQASQHGGCCS, from the exons ATGAGTTCATCCTCAGGTGGCTATGATCTCTCTTTCAAGATCTTGTTGATTGGAGATTCTGGTGTGGGAAAAAGCAGCCTACTTGTCAGCTTCATTTCCAGTTCTGTAGAGGATCAATCACCCACCATTG GTGTTGATTTTAAGATCAAAATGCTCACAGTAGGTGGGAAGAGATTAAAACTAACAATTTGGGACACAG CGGGACAGGAAAGGTTCAGGACTCTAACCAGTTCTTACTATAGAGGAGCGCAAGGAATCATTCTTG tTTATGATGTCACAAAAAGAGAAACCTTTACAAACTTATCCGAAGTGTGGTCTAAGGAACTGGAACTCTATTCAAGTAATCAAGATTGCGTGAAGATGCTAGTTGGAAATAAAGTTGATAGA GATGCTGCTAGGGCTGTGAGCAGAGAAGAGGGTTTAGCCCTTGCCAAAGAACTGGGGTGTTTGCTTATTGAATGCAGTGCTAAAACTCGAGAAAATGTGGAACAATGCTTTGAAGAACTGGCTCTAAAG ATAATGGAAGCTCCTAGTCTTCTGGAAGAAGGATCAACAGCAGTAAAAAGGAATATTTTGAAGCAGAAACAAGAACCTCAAGCATCCCAACATGGTGGTTGTTGCTCCTAA